A genomic region of Bacillota bacterium contains the following coding sequences:
- a CDS encoding tripartite tricarboxylate transporter substrate binding protein — protein MVSGLMVAQAADFPNKPITYIIPFDPGGQTDIEARRQQPILEELLGVPVIITYRPGGGGSVGWSELANSPPTGYVIAGNNIPHIILQPLQRGNAGYNTEDLEPVSLFQTTPIGLAVLKSSPIESFEDFVQYAKEHPGAITIAGSGTYSGHHIAYLQLEKLAGIKTTYIPFTGAAPQITAFLGGHTTAILANSNDLVQHQDRIRVLAIGDDQRFPSLPDVPTFVELGYDMIPRIDRGICVPKGTPPEVIAILEAAFLSIARDPEIQSQMIEQGFVPMALGAQEYKEYIALKTVEYSELMQALEDR, from the coding sequence ATGGTCTCGGGTTTGATGGTGGCCCAAGCTGCGGACTTTCCCAACAAACCCATCACCTACATCATCCCCTTCGATCCCGGAGGACAGACGGACATCGAGGCCAGGCGCCAACAGCCAATCCTTGAGGAATTGTTGGGAGTGCCTGTCATCATTACCTACCGACCCGGTGGCGGCGGTTCCGTCGGCTGGTCTGAGTTAGCCAATTCACCGCCCACGGGCTATGTCATCGCCGGCAACAACATCCCCCACATCATTCTCCAACCGCTGCAAAGGGGCAATGCCGGCTATAACACCGAAGATCTGGAACCGGTTTCCCTGTTTCAAACTACCCCCATCGGACTCGCGGTTCTCAAATCCAGTCCCATTGAAAGTTTCGAGGATTTTGTCCAGTATGCTAAGGAACACCCCGGGGCAATTACCATCGCAGGATCGGGAACCTACTCAGGGCATCACATCGCCTATTTGCAGTTGGAGAAACTGGCTGGAATCAAGACCACCTACATCCCCTTCACCGGGGCTGCACCCCAGATCACGGCCTTCCTGGGCGGTCACACCACAGCCATTTTGGCCAACTCCAATGACTTGGTGCAGCATCAGGATCGGATTCGGGTCCTAGCTATCGGTGACGACCAGCGCTTTCCCAGCCTTCCCGATGTACCGACCTTCGTAGAACTGGGCTATGACATGATTCCCCGGATCGACCGCGGGATCTGTGTTCCCAAGGGCACCCCACCAGAGGTGATCGCCATCCTGGAAGCAGCCTTTCTAAGCATCGCCAGGGACCCTGAGATTCAGTCTCAGATGATTGAGCAGGGGTTTGTTCCCATGGCCCTGGGGGCACAGGAGTACAAGGAATATATTGCGCTGAAAACCGTGGAATACAGCGAGTTAATGCAGGCACTGGAGGACCGGTAG
- a CDS encoding glycoside hydrolase family 3 protein, with the protein MEAKNTKAQELPLFRDPDQPLEARIEDLLSRLTLEEKVSQMIYNSSALSSVGIPEYNWWNECLHGVGRAGVATVFPQSIGMAATFSPERLEEVGSVISDEARAKHHEAARHGDRGIYKGLTFWSPNVNIFRDPRWGRGQETYGEDPYLTSRLGVAFIKGLQGHDPKYLKVAACAKHYAVHSGPESLRHEFDAQVSAKDLRETYLPAFKACVQEGQVEAVMGAYNRTNGEPCCASPTLLEEILRQEWGFAGHVVSDCGAIDDIHARHKVTQSPEESAALAVKNGCDLNCGHTFPSLVAAAEQGLISEEEINVALRRLLRTRFKLGMFDPPERVPYAQIPFEVNACEAHRELALETARESMVLLKNQDGLLPLDRDKIQSIAVIGPNADRKSVLLGNYFGTPSRYVTALEGIRQAVKPETKVYYAEGCSLYEGSPDAPWGVKPTHGFAEALAVAQRADVVVMCLGISPELEGEEGDVANSDGGGDRISLSLPVLQEQLLQAVCQLGKPVVLVLFSGSPLTINWAQENVPAILQAWYPGEEGGTAIADVLFGRYNPAGRLPVTYVKSLDQLPEFTDYSMAGRTYRYMTDTPLYPFGYGLSYTDFEYSGLKIEGSQVGPEDSVKVQVTVKNVGELAGDEVVQLYLTDLEASVPVPRWRLEGFRRIHLRPGEEQVVEFTLTPRQLALIDEAGAAVLEPGTFQVSVGGQQPDARSAELTGRSVLLGQFEVVADAPVQLPY; encoded by the coding sequence ATGGAAGCCAAAAACACAAAAGCCCAAGAGTTACCACTGTTTCGGGATCCGGATCAACCCCTAGAGGCCAGGATTGAAGATCTGTTGTCCCGGTTGACGCTGGAGGAGAAGGTATCCCAGATGATCTATAACTCCTCAGCACTCTCTTCAGTGGGAATTCCAGAGTACAACTGGTGGAACGAATGTCTCCACGGCGTTGGGCGGGCGGGAGTGGCCACAGTTTTCCCTCAGTCCATCGGGATGGCGGCTACCTTTAGCCCCGAGCGCCTGGAAGAGGTGGGTTCGGTAATCTCCGATGAGGCTCGAGCCAAGCATCATGAAGCCGCCCGCCATGGCGACCGCGGGATTTACAAGGGATTGACCTTCTGGTCTCCCAATGTCAACATCTTCCGGGATCCCCGCTGGGGCCGGGGACAGGAAACCTATGGTGAGGATCCCTACTTAACGAGCCGGTTGGGGGTAGCCTTTATTAAGGGGCTGCAGGGCCATGACCCGAAATATCTCAAGGTTGCCGCCTGCGCCAAACACTACGCCGTCCACAGCGGGCCAGAGTCCCTGCGCCATGAGTTCGATGCCCAGGTCAGTGCCAAGGACCTGCGGGAGACCTATTTGCCGGCCTTCAAAGCCTGTGTGCAGGAGGGCCAAGTTGAGGCGGTGATGGGTGCGTACAATCGAACCAATGGCGAGCCCTGCTGTGCCAGTCCCACCCTGCTAGAGGAGATCCTGCGCCAGGAGTGGGGATTTGCCGGCCATGTGGTATCCGACTGTGGTGCCATTGACGATATCCATGCACGGCACAAGGTTACCCAGTCACCGGAGGAATCGGCAGCCTTGGCGGTTAAGAATGGCTGCGACCTCAATTGTGGTCACACCTTCCCCAGCTTGGTGGCTGCCGCGGAACAGGGCCTAATCTCTGAAGAAGAAATAAATGTAGCCTTGCGTCGGCTGCTGCGCACTCGCTTCAAGTTGGGAATGTTCGATCCACCGGAGCGGGTTCCCTATGCCCAAATCCCCTTCGAGGTAAATGCCTGTGAAGCCCATCGGGAGCTGGCTCTCGAAACTGCGCGGGAGAGTATGGTGTTGTTGAAAAACCAGGATGGACTGCTTCCCTTGGATCGGGACAAGATCCAATCCATTGCCGTCATCGGACCCAATGCCGATCGCAAGAGTGTCCTGTTGGGCAACTACTTCGGTACTCCCTCCCGGTACGTGACTGCTCTGGAAGGCATTCGCCAAGCGGTGAAGCCGGAGACAAAGGTGTACTACGCCGAGGGATGCTCTTTGTACGAGGGTTCTCCCGATGCTCCTTGGGGCGTCAAGCCCACCCATGGCTTTGCTGAGGCTCTAGCCGTGGCCCAACGGGCCGATGTTGTGGTGATGTGCCTGGGTATTTCTCCGGAACTTGAGGGGGAAGAAGGTGACGTAGCTAACTCCGATGGCGGTGGAGACCGCATCAGTCTATCTCTGCCGGTGCTGCAGGAGCAGTTGCTCCAGGCGGTGTGTCAGTTAGGAAAGCCCGTGGTGCTGGTCCTCTTTAGCGGCAGCCCCTTGACCATCAACTGGGCCCAGGAGAATGTCCCGGCCATCTTACAGGCCTGGTATCCCGGTGAAGAGGGCGGAACCGCGATTGCCGATGTTCTCTTTGGTCGCTACAACCCCGCGGGACGGCTGCCGGTGACCTATGTTAAGTCCCTGGATCAGCTTCCGGAGTTTACCGATTACAGCATGGCGGGACGAACCTACCGCTATATGACCGATACTCCTCTGTATCCCTTTGGGTATGGACTGTCTTACACCGATTTCGAATACTCCGGGCTAAAGATCGAAGGGTCCCAGGTTGGGCCCGAGGATTCGGTCAAGGTCCAGGTCACCGTCAAGAACGTGGGAGAGTTGGCCGGGGATGAGGTGGTACAGCTTTATCTGACTGACCTGGAGGCCTCGGTTCCCGTTCCCCGCTGGCGTCTAGAGGGATTCCGGCGGATTCACCTTCGCCCTGGGGAAGAGCAGGTAGTGGAATTTACCCTGACCCCGCGACAGTTGGCGCTGATTGATGAGGCGGGAGCCGCGGTGCTGGAGCCGGGAACCTTCCAGGTCAGTGTCGGGGGACAACAGCCCGATGCCCGCAGTGCTGAATTGACGGGCCGCAGTGTCTTGCTGGGCCAATTTGAAGTAGTGGCCGATGCCCCGGTACAGCTGCCTTACTAG
- a CDS encoding CBS domain-containing protein, which produces MNRENSTRFLDAFAHIEQALEDILGTTRHKPFYQLVDEAARKDPFVQDIAVELKEYGDLRNAIVHERIDDEPIAEPHAETVARIERIRDLLLEPPKVDQEFLGPVITCQTTDLVSTAAELMYQHSFSKIPVYDEENRFVGLLTAEAITHWLGAQLQKRSNDLYRERVESVLKYVDERTTSFRFISRHTPVFEVMRLFDETTHRGQRLQAVIITHDGREDAQPLGIITVFDLPKIFNLIN; this is translated from the coding sequence GTGAATCGAGAAAACTCCACCAGATTTCTCGATGCCTTCGCCCACATAGAGCAGGCCCTAGAGGATATCTTAGGCACTACTAGACACAAACCTTTTTATCAGTTGGTGGACGAAGCGGCCCGTAAAGACCCCTTTGTTCAGGATATTGCCGTGGAACTAAAGGAATACGGCGATCTGCGCAACGCCATCGTGCACGAACGAATCGACGATGAACCCATCGCGGAACCCCATGCAGAAACCGTAGCCCGCATCGAGCGAATTCGTGACTTGCTGCTGGAGCCGCCCAAGGTTGATCAGGAATTTCTCGGGCCGGTGATTACCTGCCAAACCACAGATTTAGTCAGCACCGCCGCGGAACTGATGTACCAACACTCCTTTTCTAAGATTCCCGTATACGATGAGGAGAACAGATTCGTTGGACTGCTAACTGCTGAGGCCATCACCCATTGGCTCGGTGCCCAGCTGCAAAAAAGGAGCAACGATCTCTATCGGGAAAGGGTGGAATCGGTACTGAAGTATGTGGACGAAAGAACCACCAGTTTCCGGTTTATCAGTCGCCACACCCCCGTGTTTGAAGTGATGCGGCTCTTTGATGAAACTACCCATCGGGGGCAGCGGTTGCAGGCGGTGATTATCACCCACGACGGACGGGAGGACGCACAGCCCCTGGGAATCATCACCGTCTTTGATCTTCCGAAGATTTTCAACTTGATCAACTAG
- a CDS encoding C4-dicarboxylate ABC transporter permease encodes MLFAFGEIFAPSNFLLLVLSGIAGIIVGCLPGLTATMALALLVPFTFTMPAITGLIMLGGLYVGAMFGDAIPATLINTPGTPSAIATTFDGYPLAKKGLAQHALTANAFSSLVGGLIGTILLLTLSPPLAELGLKFGPPEYFWMAIFGLTIIGTLASQSILKGLTGGALGLLLSTIGISPIAGDVRFTFGVTNLQAGVDLMVALIGFFCIPQVLEMVEFGVKHHRPVKYKPQKGVALQTIAFLLRKPILLIRSSLIGVLIGIIPGAGGNIAALVSYNEAVRWSKTPEEFGKGNIEGIAATETANCSVVQGSLIPMLTLGIPGSPAAAVILGALMLHGMRPGAEMYTTFGHITYTFIFSFFVGVIVMFIFTAWGSRIFARMVNVPLQHLAPMIAFLAIVGSFAIRNSLLDVGLMLLFGLCAYVLHKLGFESGPVVLGLIMGPFAEQGLVQSILMGRASGSVLRLMFSRPISLVLIGLCLASVIWPMVSHWQGKLRTGQREQGPAAAEQPSAAITEEGVVMGRDQ; translated from the coding sequence TTGTTATTTGCCTTCGGTGAAATCTTCGCGCCCAGTAATTTCCTACTGCTGGTCCTAAGCGGCATTGCGGGAATCATCGTGGGCTGTCTGCCTGGGTTGACGGCAACGATGGCTTTAGCCCTCTTGGTTCCCTTTACCTTCACGATGCCAGCCATCACCGGATTAATCATGCTCGGGGGATTGTATGTCGGAGCGATGTTCGGCGATGCCATTCCTGCCACACTGATCAATACCCCAGGCACCCCATCGGCCATTGCCACCACCTTTGATGGCTATCCCCTGGCAAAAAAGGGGCTAGCTCAACATGCTTTGACCGCCAATGCCTTTAGTTCCCTGGTGGGTGGACTGATCGGCACCATTCTCCTGCTCACGCTGTCCCCTCCCTTGGCGGAACTGGGGCTGAAGTTTGGACCTCCAGAGTACTTCTGGATGGCCATCTTTGGTTTGACCATCATCGGCACCCTGGCCTCCCAGTCAATTCTCAAGGGGTTGACGGGAGGAGCCCTGGGCTTGCTCCTCAGCACCATCGGGATTTCTCCCATTGCCGGTGATGTTCGGTTCACCTTCGGAGTAACGAACCTGCAGGCGGGAGTAGACCTAATGGTTGCCTTGATTGGCTTTTTCTGCATCCCCCAGGTGCTGGAGATGGTGGAATTCGGGGTCAAGCACCATCGACCGGTGAAATACAAACCCCAGAAGGGCGTCGCTCTTCAGACTATCGCCTTTCTCCTCCGCAAACCGATACTTTTGATCCGCTCATCATTAATTGGGGTCCTGATTGGGATCATCCCTGGAGCCGGCGGAAACATTGCTGCCCTAGTGTCCTATAACGAAGCTGTCCGATGGTCGAAAACCCCCGAGGAGTTTGGCAAAGGCAACATTGAGGGAATTGCGGCGACAGAAACCGCAAACTGCTCCGTGGTCCAGGGTTCCCTCATCCCGATGCTGACCCTAGGGATTCCCGGTTCGCCCGCGGCAGCGGTGATCCTAGGCGCACTGATGCTCCATGGCATGCGTCCCGGTGCGGAGATGTATACCACCTTTGGTCATATCACCTATACCTTCATTTTTTCTTTCTTTGTCGGCGTGATCGTGATGTTCATCTTTACCGCTTGGGGCTCTCGGATCTTCGCCAGAATGGTTAACGTACCCCTCCAGCATTTGGCACCAATGATTGCCTTCCTGGCCATAGTTGGCTCCTTTGCCATTCGCAACAGTCTGCTGGATGTGGGGCTCATGTTGCTCTTCGGCCTTTGCGCCTATGTTCTCCACAAGCTGGGCTTTGAGTCAGGACCGGTAGTTCTAGGACTAATCATGGGTCCCTTCGCCGAGCAGGGTCTGGTGCAATCGATCCTCATGGGGCGGGCCTCGGGCTCCGTTCTGCGCCTGATGTTTAGTCGGCCCATTAGCTTGGTTCTCATCGGTCTTTGTCTAGCCTCGGTAATTTGGCCGATGGTATCCCACTGGCAAGGAAAGCTGAGGACAGGGCAACGGGAGCAGGGACCCGCAGCTGCCGAGCAGCCTAGTGCAGCAATCACTGAGGAAGGGGTGGTGATGGGCCGTGATCAATAG
- a CDS encoding diaminopimelate dehydrogenase, whose translation MTEKIRIGIVGYGNLGRGVELAVAKNPDMELVAVFTRRPVEQVNTGEQGTLVLNVSKAHEYTDQIDVMILCGGSATDLPQQGPEFAAMFNTVDSFDTHSRIPEYFALMDKTAKAKGKLAAISIGWDPGLFSLQRLMTEALLPGGKTYTFWGRGVSQGHSDAIRRIPGVKNAVQYTIPISAALDRVRAGEQPELAVGEQHLRDCYVVAEEGADQDRIAAEIKAMPNYFADYETKVTFITEEELLREHSQMPHGGLVIRSATTGRRDEHHQVVEFSLRLDSNPEFTASVLVAYARAVYRLHREGKTGAVTIFDIPVGYLSMDSPENLRQRLL comes from the coding sequence GTGACAGAAAAGATTCGAATAGGCATTGTCGGTTATGGGAATTTAGGTCGGGGTGTTGAGCTGGCCGTTGCCAAGAACCCCGACATGGAACTGGTGGCTGTGTTCACCCGGCGGCCCGTGGAACAGGTTAATACAGGAGAACAGGGGACTTTGGTGCTCAATGTGTCAAAGGCCCATGAGTACACCGATCAGATCGATGTGATGATTTTGTGCGGTGGGTCGGCAACGGATCTGCCTCAGCAAGGGCCGGAGTTTGCCGCTATGTTTAACACCGTAGATAGCTTTGATACCCACAGCCGGATTCCAGAGTATTTTGCCCTGATGGACAAAACCGCCAAAGCCAAGGGCAAGCTGGCGGCAATCTCCATCGGGTGGGATCCGGGGCTGTTTTCCCTCCAGCGTCTGATGACCGAGGCCCTGTTGCCCGGAGGTAAGACCTATACCTTCTGGGGTCGAGGGGTAAGCCAAGGTCATTCCGATGCCATTCGGCGCATTCCCGGAGTAAAAAATGCCGTCCAGTACACCATTCCGATTTCAGCGGCCTTGGATCGAGTCCGAGCCGGGGAGCAACCGGAGCTGGCGGTGGGAGAGCAACACCTGCGGGATTGTTACGTGGTGGCAGAGGAGGGCGCGGATCAGGATAGGATCGCGGCAGAGATCAAGGCGATGCCCAACTACTTTGCCGATTATGAAACGAAGGTGACCTTCATCACCGAGGAGGAGCTGCTGCGGGAGCATTCCCAGATGCCCCACGGTGGATTGGTGATTCGCAGTGCCACCACCGGCCGACGGGACGAACACCACCAAGTGGTGGAGTTCTCCCTGCGGTTAGACAGTAATCCGGAATTTACCGCCAGTGTCTTGGTAGCCTATGCTCGAGCGGTGTACCGTCTCCATCGGGAGGGCAAGACCGGCGCGGTTACCATCTTTGATATCCCAGTGGGATACCTATCGATGGATTCCCCGGAAAACCTGCGCCAGCGGCTGTTATAG
- a CDS encoding ECF transporter S component, with protein MNLTTRQIVVIGMLGAISIVLAVSPLGFIPMPTGVHVTIMHIPAIIGGIWQGPVSGALVGLIFGIYALLNPIPAFFSDPLVSVLPRLLIGVTAYYVYRGWFHRRTKVIAAALVGSATNTIGVLGMIALRGYLPFEAVAAVALSNGILEMIVSAIVTALIIRALSKVRGFSLLS; from the coding sequence TTGAATCTAACTACCCGTCAAATTGTTGTGATCGGCATGCTGGGAGCTATTTCCATTGTGCTGGCGGTCTCGCCCTTGGGCTTTATTCCGATGCCCACGGGAGTTCACGTCACCATCATGCACATCCCGGCGATCATTGGGGGAATTTGGCAAGGGCCGGTATCGGGAGCCTTGGTGGGTCTAATTTTCGGCATCTATGCGCTGCTGAATCCCATTCCCGCCTTCTTTTCCGATCCTCTTGTCTCGGTTCTTCCCCGATTGCTGATCGGAGTTACCGCCTATTACGTCTACCGCGGCTGGTTCCACCGACGGACCAAGGTGATTGCTGCTGCCCTGGTGGGTTCTGCCACCAACACCATCGGTGTCTTGGGGATGATCGCCCTAAGGGGCTACCTACCCTTTGAGGCAGTGGCGGCCGTTGCCTTGAGCAACGGGATATTGGAGATGATTGTCTCCGCCATTGTGACCGCTCTCATCATCCGAGCGCTGTCCAAGGTGAGGGGTTTTTCGCTGCTTAGCTGA
- a CDS encoding sugar phosphate isomerase/epimerase — protein MRRYVVACRTQREQLPVVAAAGLKYVEIDIVPESEVASLKGTLTDLGLVASSVVVRMDINSDAGIAHLPSAFSVVEQLGASVVFTSVSANESEPEAAIQRLRRVGDLAKEHGLTVALETHRNLAENSQVQLRTMSAVDHENIRINFDTGNIYYYNRGLDAVSELSHALPYVASLHLKDTMGEYESFDFPPLGQGIVDFPGVFNLLDHWRFDGPLTMELEGPIIQELGLAKALEVSISYLKDLGLVIP, from the coding sequence ATGAGAAGATATGTGGTGGCTTGCCGCACCCAAAGGGAGCAGCTGCCCGTTGTGGCCGCGGCAGGATTAAAATATGTGGAGATCGATATCGTTCCTGAATCGGAAGTTGCTTCCCTCAAAGGGACTTTGACGGACTTGGGGCTGGTGGCCAGTTCCGTAGTAGTGAGGATGGACATCAATTCCGATGCAGGGATTGCCCACCTACCTTCGGCCTTTTCCGTCGTTGAGCAGCTGGGAGCCTCGGTGGTTTTTACCAGTGTTAGCGCCAATGAATCCGAGCCCGAGGCCGCGATCCAAAGGCTCCGGCGGGTTGGTGATTTAGCCAAAGAGCATGGATTAACCGTTGCCCTGGAGACCCATCGCAACCTAGCGGAAAATTCTCAAGTACAGCTGCGGACCATGTCGGCAGTAGATCACGAAAACATCCGGATTAATTTCGATACGGGAAATATCTATTATTACAATCGGGGTCTTGATGCCGTCAGCGAGCTGAGCCATGCCCTGCCCTACGTCGCCAGTCTCCACCTGAAGGATACCATGGGGGAATACGAATCCTTTGACTTTCCGCCCCTGGGCCAGGGTATCGTGGACTTTCCCGGTGTGTTCAACCTCTTGGACCACTGGCGATTTGATGGCCCCTTGACCATGGAACTGGAGGGACCCATCATCCAGGAGTTAGGGCTGGCCAAGGCCCTGGAAGTTTCCATCAGCTACCTCAAGGATCTGGGCCTGGTGATCCCCTAG
- a CDS encoding tripartite tricarboxylate transporter TctB family protein: protein MINSDTLSGLLTLALTLVAWYHSRDFTYYGGLFVNWVLAVLLALGLTSAVKGLLPARRNQPKEKPDPAAYRKVLATLLVLALGIAAMPWIGFVLGSIAIYTLISMLIAPTRPRSPKGWAQTLVIAAITSGVFYAVFRYVLMVPLPTGTWFG from the coding sequence GTGATCAATAGTGACACCCTCTCTGGGCTTTTGACCTTAGCCCTAACCTTAGTGGCATGGTATCACTCCCGGGATTTCACCTATTACGGCGGACTCTTCGTTAATTGGGTGCTGGCCGTCTTGTTGGCGTTAGGCCTAACTTCAGCGGTGAAGGGACTGCTGCCGGCAAGGCGCAACCAGCCCAAAGAGAAGCCGGATCCAGCAGCCTATCGCAAGGTCCTGGCAACCCTGCTGGTTCTGGCTCTGGGAATTGCAGCCATGCCCTGGATCGGGTTTGTCCTGGGCAGTATCGCCATCTATACCCTAATTTCAATGCTGATTGCTCCCACCCGCCCAAGGTCTCCAAAGGGATGGGCCCAAACCCTAGTAATAGCTGCCATCACCTCTGGGGTCTTTTACGCGGTCTTTCGGTATGTCTTGATGGTGCCACTGCCCACGGGCACCTGGTTTGGCTAG
- a CDS encoding flavodoxin family protein — translation MTKVYVLYASMFGHTKVLAEAIAEGAESVEGAEVVLESVEDVNLEELKTADAIIWGSSGFFGTPNPKMATFLSKLGGMWATGDLRGKVGGVFATTSTQHMGIEQILRVLQLPMQHHGMIVVSNTGELTPERTLYGCPYGAAATIPVETSKDAPMNRPRPEEMELAKEYGALVTKTAARLK, via the coding sequence ATGACTAAGGTATATGTTCTTTATGCCAGCATGTTTGGACACACCAAGGTGCTGGCAGAGGCAATCGCTGAAGGCGCAGAGAGCGTGGAAGGCGCTGAGGTGGTACTGGAGTCCGTCGAAGATGTCAATCTGGAAGAGCTGAAAACCGCCGATGCTATCATTTGGGGATCCTCGGGGTTCTTTGGCACCCCCAACCCGAAGATGGCTACCTTCCTCTCGAAATTAGGTGGGATGTGGGCCACGGGAGATCTCAGGGGCAAAGTAGGAGGTGTCTTTGCCACCACTTCGACTCAACACATGGGTATTGAGCAGATTCTCCGGGTGCTCCAACTGCCCATGCAGCATCATGGTATGATTGTGGTTTCCAACACCGGTGAATTAACACCGGAAAGGACACTATATGGTTGTCCCTATGGAGCGGCCGCCACTATACCCGTTGAAACCTCTAAGGATGCACCGATGAATCGGCCTCGGCCAGAGGAAATGGAGCTGGCCAAAGAGTACGGGGCGTTAGTAACCAAGACCGCAGCCCGGTTGAAATAG
- a CDS encoding type III pantothenate kinase, which yields MLLAVDVGNTSTEYGVFEKDRLVANWRLNTHRFQTADELGLITSLILHQRGLRPRVIDGMIIASVVPPVLPNLREMARTYFDLEPLVVGPGIKTGIPLRFDHPREIGADRICNAVATIAKYGGPAIIVDFGTSTNFDAISPSGEYLGGAIAPGIRLSMEALFGKASRLPQVDLSRPPSVIGKNTVDSLRAGIFFGVFGQIKEIVTRMAEEITGNPTVIATGPYAELFTQEMDLIAHAEPHLTLQGLQLIFSYNQS from the coding sequence ATGCTGTTGGCTGTCGACGTTGGTAACACATCCACGGAATACGGAGTCTTTGAGAAGGATCGTTTGGTTGCCAATTGGCGACTGAATACCCACCGTTTCCAAACCGCCGATGAGCTGGGTTTGATCACAAGTCTGATCCTCCATCAGCGAGGACTTAGACCAAGGGTCATCGACGGAATGATCATTGCCAGCGTGGTTCCCCCCGTCTTGCCTAACCTGCGGGAAATGGCCCGCACCTATTTCGATCTCGAGCCCTTGGTGGTTGGACCGGGAATCAAGACTGGGATCCCACTGCGGTTCGATCACCCAAGGGAGATCGGGGCCGATCGGATCTGTAACGCGGTGGCCACCATAGCCAAGTACGGCGGACCCGCGATTATTGTCGACTTTGGCACCTCCACGAATTTCGATGCCATTTCCCCATCCGGCGAGTACCTGGGCGGGGCCATCGCCCCGGGCATCAGGCTCTCCATGGAAGCCCTCTTTGGCAAAGCATCTCGGCTGCCTCAAGTGGACCTGTCCCGGCCGCCGTCGGTGATTGGCAAGAATACCGTTGACAGCCTTCGAGCTGGCATCTTCTTCGGCGTCTTTGGCCAAATCAAAGAAATTGTCACCAGAATGGCTGAGGAAATAACGGGAAATCCCACGGTGATCGCCACAGGCCCCTACGCTGAGCTTTTTACCCAGGAGATGGACCTGATTGCTCATGCCGAGCCCCATCTAACCCTGCAGGGTCTGCAGCTAATCTTCAGCTACAACCAGTCATAG